The Amycolatopsis sp. 195334CR genome window below encodes:
- a CDS encoding BMP family ABC transporter substrate-binding protein, producing MAGVLALAGCAKDSGNTGGDAAAPADQGAQGCVTAPKPPAAAPAGESKAQDSEKVDASKLKVGLAYDVGGRGDASFNDAAAAGADKAKAELGVPEISESTATGTESEDSKQQRLNQLASEGFNPIIAVGFAYADSIKAVAPKFPDTKFAIVDDDSVQAPNVTPLVFAEEQGSFLAGVAAVYKSKSCHVGFVGGVDTPLIQKFEAGFLQGVKAASSKAKIEDEYLTPAGDISGFNDPGKGNIKAAAQINKGADVIYHAAGASGKGVFEAAKSSGKALAIGVDSDQYNQKTVENAKDVIITSMIKRVDVAVFDFIKAVAKGDTSTLPKRFDLKVDGVGYATSGGKVDDIKDVLDGYKAQIVSGAITVSDKPQK from the coding sequence ATGGCCGGTGTGCTGGCGCTGGCCGGTTGTGCGAAGGATTCCGGCAACACCGGCGGAGATGCCGCCGCACCGGCCGACCAGGGCGCACAGGGTTGCGTCACCGCGCCCAAGCCGCCCGCCGCGGCGCCGGCCGGGGAGAGCAAGGCCCAGGACAGCGAGAAGGTGGACGCCTCGAAGCTGAAGGTCGGGCTGGCCTACGACGTGGGTGGCCGGGGTGACGCCTCGTTCAACGACGCCGCCGCCGCGGGCGCCGACAAGGCCAAGGCCGAGCTGGGTGTGCCCGAGATCAGCGAGAGCACCGCCACCGGCACCGAGTCCGAGGACTCGAAGCAGCAGCGCCTCAACCAGCTGGCCAGCGAGGGCTTCAACCCGATCATCGCGGTCGGCTTCGCCTACGCGGACTCCATCAAGGCGGTCGCGCCGAAGTTCCCGGACACCAAGTTCGCCATCGTCGACGACGACTCGGTGCAGGCGCCGAACGTCACCCCGCTGGTGTTCGCCGAGGAGCAGGGCTCGTTCCTGGCCGGCGTCGCCGCGGTCTACAAGAGCAAGAGCTGCCACGTCGGCTTCGTCGGCGGGGTGGACACCCCGCTGATCCAGAAGTTCGAGGCGGGCTTCCTGCAGGGTGTGAAGGCGGCTTCGTCCAAGGCCAAGATCGAGGACGAGTACCTCACCCCGGCCGGTGACATCTCCGGCTTCAACGACCCCGGCAAGGGCAACATCAAGGCCGCCGCGCAGATCAACAAGGGCGCGGACGTGATCTACCACGCCGCCGGTGCCTCCGGTAAGGGCGTGTTCGAGGCCGCGAAGTCCTCGGGCAAGGCGCTGGCCATCGGGGTGGACTCCGACCAGTACAACCAGAAGACGGTGGAGAACGCCAAGGACGTGATCATCACCTCGATGATCAAGCGCGTCGACGTGGCCGTGTTCGACTTCATCAAGGCCGTGGCCAAGGGCGACACCTCGACCCTGCCCAAGCGGTTCGACCTCAAGGTCGACGGCGTCGGCTACGCCACCTCCGGTGGCAAGGTCGACGACATCAAGGACGTGCTGGACGGGTACAAGGCGCAGATCGTCAGCGGCGCCATCACCGTGTCCGACAAGCCGCAGAAGTAG
- a CDS encoding ABC transporter ATP-binding protein has protein sequence MTQPQPEPGSRRPVVELAGITKRFPGVVANSDVNLTVYEGEVHAVCGENGAGKSTLMKILYGMQRPDEGTITVNGTQVELRNPQDAIKAGIGMVHQHFMLADNLTVRENVLLGAESLHGIGRAAKARLAELAERTGLRADPDVLLEDLGVADRQRVEIVKVLYRGAKIVILDEPTAVLVPQEVDALFETVRDMQRQGFTFIFISHKLDEVRAIADSVTVIRRGTTVGSADPKKISSRELAEMMVGSELPSPETRESTVTERDVLRISGLRLEVEGSDRAVLDDISFSVRAGEVLGVAGVEGNGQTELVETIMGMRKASGGTVELVDADGKVRNLTRLGTLARREAGIGYIAEDRTRHSLLLTQPLWANRILGYQTRKPVASGQLLDIAGARQDTERIVADYDVRTPGIDVPAAALSGGNQQKLVVGRELSGDPVLLIASHPTRGVDVGAQALIWEQIRVARANGLAVLLISADLDELIGLSDTIRVMLRGRLVSEADPATVTPQELGSAMTGAAEEGEVA, from the coding sequence ATGACACAGCCGCAGCCCGAGCCCGGGTCACGCAGGCCGGTGGTCGAACTGGCCGGGATCACCAAGCGCTTTCCCGGCGTGGTCGCCAACTCCGACGTCAATCTGACCGTGTACGAGGGCGAGGTCCACGCGGTCTGCGGGGAGAACGGCGCCGGCAAGTCCACCCTGATGAAGATCCTCTACGGCATGCAACGGCCGGACGAGGGCACCATCACCGTCAACGGCACCCAGGTCGAGCTGCGCAACCCGCAGGACGCGATCAAGGCCGGGATCGGCATGGTGCACCAGCACTTCATGCTCGCCGACAACCTGACCGTGCGCGAGAACGTGCTGCTCGGCGCCGAGTCGCTGCACGGCATCGGCCGCGCGGCCAAGGCGCGGCTGGCCGAACTCGCCGAGCGCACCGGCCTGCGCGCCGACCCGGACGTCCTGCTCGAGGACCTCGGTGTGGCCGACCGCCAGCGGGTCGAGATCGTCAAGGTGCTCTACCGCGGCGCGAAGATCGTCATCCTGGACGAGCCGACCGCCGTGCTGGTGCCGCAGGAGGTCGACGCGCTCTTCGAGACCGTGCGCGACATGCAGCGCCAGGGCTTCACCTTCATCTTCATCTCGCACAAGCTCGACGAGGTGCGCGCGATCGCCGACTCGGTGACGGTGATCCGCCGCGGCACCACGGTCGGCTCGGCCGACCCGAAGAAGATCAGCTCGCGCGAGCTGGCCGAGATGATGGTCGGCAGCGAACTGCCCAGCCCGGAGACCCGCGAGTCCACCGTGACCGAGCGCGACGTGCTCCGGATCTCGGGGCTGCGCCTGGAGGTCGAGGGCTCGGACCGGGCGGTGCTCGACGACATCTCGTTCAGCGTGCGCGCCGGCGAGGTGCTCGGCGTGGCCGGGGTCGAGGGCAACGGGCAGACCGAGCTGGTCGAGACGATCATGGGCATGCGCAAGGCCTCCGGCGGCACGGTCGAACTCGTCGACGCCGACGGCAAGGTCCGCAACCTGACCAGGCTCGGCACGCTGGCCCGCCGTGAGGCCGGCATCGGCTACATCGCCGAGGACCGGACGCGGCACAGCCTGCTGCTGACACAACCGTTGTGGGCCAACAGAATTCTCGGGTACCAGACGCGGAAACCGGTGGCCAGCGGGCAACTGCTGGACATCGCGGGCGCGCGCCAGGACACCGAGCGGATCGTCGCCGACTACGACGTGCGGACCCCGGGCATCGACGTGCCCGCCGCCGCGCTGTCCGGCGGCAACCAGCAGAAACTGGTGGTGGGCCGGGAACTCTCCGGCGACCCGGTGCTGCTGATCGCCTCGCACCCGACGCGCGGGGTGGACGTCGGCGCGCAGGCGCTGATCTGGGAGCAGATCCGCGTCGCCCGCGCCAACGGGCTGGCCGTGCTGCTGATCTCCGCGGACCTGGACGAGCTGATCGGGCTCTCCGACACGATCCGCGTCATGCTGCGCGGGCGCCTGGTCAGCGAGGCCGACCCGGCGACCGTGACGCCGCAGGAACTGGGCTCGGCGATGACCGGTGCCGCTGAAGAAGGTGAAGTCGCATGA
- a CDS encoding ABC transporter permease, with product MSSWRTKLLPPLLAIVFAVLICTVALLISGADPLRAFGTMIAQLFKGTTAIDTLNLATPYYLAGLAVAIGFQMNLFNIGVEGQYRFAAVVAAIAGGALHLPPVIHAIVIILVAVLAGMLYAAIPAVLKVTRGVSEVISTIMLNSIVIGIIAFLINPEQFGVQRGNNVHTEPIDDSGLIPGIPLGRLGELFGFVLIAIAVGGAYWFMLNRTRFGFELKASGESTTAAAAGGVNAKKMTLIAMLLSGGVAGLVALPELLGRDHVYAITAAQGYGFTGIAVALLGRNHPAGIALGAVLWAFLDKSAVSLEQIQVPKEIATIMQGTIVLSVVVAYEIVRRADLAAEQRRVGRALAGNGRKRGKPADVSEGGAV from the coding sequence ATGAGTTCGTGGCGCACCAAGCTGCTGCCACCACTGCTGGCGATCGTGTTCGCCGTGCTGATCTGCACGGTGGCGCTGCTGATCTCGGGAGCCGACCCGCTGCGGGCGTTCGGCACGATGATCGCCCAGTTGTTCAAGGGCACCACCGCGATCGACACGCTGAACCTGGCCACGCCGTACTACCTGGCCGGGCTCGCGGTGGCGATCGGCTTCCAGATGAACCTGTTCAACATCGGCGTGGAGGGCCAGTACCGGTTCGCCGCGGTGGTCGCCGCGATCGCCGGTGGCGCGCTGCACCTGCCGCCGGTCATCCACGCGATCGTGATCATCCTGGTCGCGGTGCTGGCGGGCATGCTCTACGCGGCCATCCCGGCGGTGCTGAAGGTGACCCGCGGGGTCAGCGAGGTCATCTCGACGATCATGCTGAACTCGATCGTCATCGGCATCATCGCCTTCCTGATCAACCCCGAGCAGTTCGGCGTGCAGCGCGGCAACAACGTGCACACCGAGCCGATCGACGACTCGGGCCTGATCCCCGGCATCCCGCTCGGCCGCCTCGGTGAGCTGTTCGGCTTCGTGCTGATCGCCATCGCGGTCGGCGGCGCGTACTGGTTCATGCTGAACCGCACGCGCTTCGGCTTCGAGCTGAAGGCCAGCGGCGAGTCGACCACGGCCGCCGCGGCCGGTGGCGTGAACGCCAAGAAGATGACGCTGATCGCGATGCTGCTCTCCGGTGGCGTGGCCGGGCTGGTCGCGCTGCCGGAACTGCTCGGCCGCGACCACGTCTACGCCATCACCGCCGCGCAGGGCTACGGCTTCACCGGCATCGCGGTGGCGCTGCTCGGCCGCAACCACCCGGCGGGCATCGCGCTCGGCGCGGTGCTGTGGGCCTTCCTGGACAAGTCGGCGGTCTCGCTGGAGCAGATCCAGGTGCCGAAGGAGATCGCCACCATCATGCAGGGCACGATCGTGCTGTCCGTCGTGGTCGCGTACGAGATCGTGCGGCGCGCCGACCTGGCCGCCGAGCAGCGGCGCGTCGGGCGGGCACTGGCGGGCAACGGCCGCAAGCGCGGCAAGCCGGCCGACGTCAGCGAAGGGGGTGCGGTGTGA